The following proteins are co-located in the Candidatus Binatia bacterium genome:
- a CDS encoding iron-containing redox enzyme family protein — MITKEDVFKTIAGAWWERSPKIVEFVNHHLSVEGARIFTREHTYFAAHFPRWFGNVIANCPHLEPRSYMIGNIYVEEVDDPTIHDTHHGSMVTFGEGLGLSREEVLNHVPSIPMRLGVHYWDNLSRTRPWLEGFAAIGALELTNHGELAARYGEKPLNSRKKWAPLRLESKYLVHWEAADAADPDEGGHADETIRILVKYAETDEQARAALSVVSESINTFRYIYDDIAERAIAASKKSR; from the coding sequence ATGATCACCAAAGAAGACGTCTTTAAGACCATCGCGGGCGCGTGGTGGGAGAGGTCGCCCAAGATCGTGGAGTTCGTCAATCATCATTTGAGCGTCGAAGGCGCGAGAATCTTCACGCGCGAGCACACCTACTTCGCCGCCCACTTCCCCCGCTGGTTCGGCAACGTGATCGCGAATTGCCCTCACCTCGAGCCGCGCTCCTATATGATCGGCAACATTTACGTCGAGGAGGTGGACGATCCGACGATCCACGACACGCACCACGGCAGCATGGTCACTTTCGGCGAAGGGCTGGGCCTCTCGCGCGAAGAGGTCCTCAACCACGTTCCCAGCATACCCATGCGGCTCGGCGTCCATTACTGGGACAACTTGAGCCGCACGCGGCCGTGGCTCGAAGGGTTCGCCGCCATCGGCGCGCTCGAATTGACCAACCACGGTGAGTTGGCCGCGCGCTACGGAGAGAAGCCTCTCAACTCGCGGAAAAAATGGGCGCCGCTGAGATTGGAATCCAAGTATCTGGTCCACTGGGAGGCGGCCGACGCGGCGGACCCCGACGAGGGCGGGCACGCCGACGAGACGATCCGCATCCTAGTCAAATACGCCGAGACCGATGAACAAGCGCGCGCGGCGCTCAGCGTCGTATCCGAAAGCATCAACACTTTTCGTTACATCTATGACGACATCGCCGAGCGCGCCATCGCAGCGTCGAAAAAGTCCCGGTAA
- a CDS encoding SDR family oxidoreductase: MDNNPVILVTGGDSGIGLAICRRFARSGYNVVMSAKNAGKGKKVAEAISRDGAVYVKADVRKEKAVRELIRRTIAAWGRLDVLCNNAGVQKLAPLESASSKLWDEVMSVNARGPFLCSKYALPYLQKARGCIINVASIGGLAGYAGGAAYCASKASTIMMTKVLALETASRQVRVNCICPGATKTSMIPPQKLKSLPKQIPLGRVGEPEDVAEMAFFLASPSARQITGGVFVVDGGITAGRARLA; this comes from the coding sequence ATGGACAACAACCCCGTTATCCTCGTTACCGGCGGCGATTCCGGAATCGGCCTTGCCATCTGCCGGCGTTTTGCCCGTTCCGGATACAATGTCGTCATGAGCGCGAAGAACGCGGGCAAGGGAAAGAAGGTCGCCGAAGCTATCAGCCGCGACGGCGCCGTTTACGTGAAAGCGGATGTGAGGAAGGAGAAAGCGGTCCGAGAGCTGATTCGCCGAACGATCGCCGCGTGGGGAAGACTCGATGTCCTTTGCAACAACGCCGGGGTTCAAAAGCTCGCGCCGCTTGAAAGCGCATCCTCGAAGCTGTGGGATGAAGTCATGTCGGTGAACGCGCGCGGGCCGTTTCTCTGCAGCAAGTACGCTCTGCCCTATTTGCAAAAGGCGCGCGGCTGCATCATCAATGTCGCTTCGATCGGCGGCTTGGCCGGATACGCCGGCGGCGCGGCTTACTGCGCATCAAAAGCATCAACAATCATGATGACCAAGGTGTTGGCCCTGGAGACGGCTTCGCGGCAGGTGCGCGTGAACTGCATCTGTCCGGGAGCGACGAAGACTTCGATGATCCCGCCGCAAAAGCTCAAAAGCCTGCCGAAACAGATTCCTCTCGGCAGAGTCGGCGAGCCCGAAGACGTGGCCGAGATGGCATTCTTTCTCGCTTCTCCGAGCGCCCGGCAGATTACCGGCGGCGTCTTCGTCGTGGACGGCGGAATCACCGCCGGGAGGGCGCGGCTCGCCTGA
- a CDS encoding acetate--CoA ligase family protein, with product MKKRGIDAFLEARKLAVVGASENNLFSVSLLRNLAAFGFPDGDLYLINPRRKEVLGRTCRPSLSAVPAPIDLAVLLVARERVPEALRSCVEKKIPAALVVASGFAERDARGKELQEETRRLGAAIEIMGPNSMGFVSPAKNLMPWCSPLPDNLRQGNVTAIFHSSGMLNLFLHQCAERGVGIRHGWAPGNEITIGMLDCLRAAVEDEDTRVIALVLEYLGDRKEFARLLDRALECRKPVVVLRLGRSSKTVRAVQAHTGRLGTPSRAWAAFARQKGAILVETLDELIENCVFLSEFAGKSAAIEVGGLGLITISGGDCSLLTDLCERIGLDLPEPSQKTQAAISAAMEKPLTLANPLDVEDLWSAQPESFKEAVRRFAEDPAFGIVACRLNLPKTPGPSFIEMYEGAAAAIRSAGKMAIFLTRASEQLNEEWFKLFSRLSAPFLLEYGKSLGVIKNYLNYVDRLRPARALLRPKSPSETPALKMDFLRLRREGNKVLPHAQAKALFKAYGIRFAPDGIARSEQQAIEVASGIGYPVALKILSPDLPHKTESGAVALGIGSPEELSGAYRKLHGSMQRMNVEIEGVWVQSMVPGGTEVVAGIFQDPLLGPAVLVGLGGIYTEILNDTSIRIPPLSHEEAEAMVRELKGNAILMGARGRPACDVSALADILVALGMAALDFEDLLAAVDLNPVMVLTAGRGAVAVDVLATLKNQ from the coding sequence ATGAAGAAGCGTGGCATCGACGCTTTCCTGGAGGCGCGCAAGCTCGCCGTGGTCGGCGCCTCGGAGAACAATTTATTCTCGGTTTCGCTTTTGCGGAACCTCGCGGCCTTCGGCTTTCCCGACGGCGATCTTTACTTGATCAATCCCAGACGGAAGGAAGTTCTCGGCCGGACCTGCCGCCCAAGTCTTTCCGCCGTTCCGGCGCCGATCGATCTGGCGGTGCTGCTCGTCGCGCGCGAGCGCGTGCCGGAGGCTTTGCGAAGCTGTGTCGAGAAGAAAATTCCCGCCGCGCTGGTCGTCGCTTCGGGATTCGCCGAGAGAGACGCAAGAGGAAAAGAGCTTCAGGAAGAGACTCGGCGGCTTGGCGCCGCTATCGAGATCATGGGGCCGAACAGCATGGGCTTTGTCTCGCCAGCAAAGAATCTGATGCCGTGGTGCAGCCCATTGCCGGACAATCTTCGGCAAGGAAACGTGACGGCGATTTTCCACAGCAGCGGCATGCTGAATCTCTTTCTGCACCAGTGCGCCGAGCGCGGTGTAGGAATCCGGCACGGGTGGGCGCCGGGAAACGAGATTACGATCGGCATGCTGGATTGTCTGCGCGCTGCGGTCGAGGACGAAGACACGCGTGTGATCGCCCTCGTTCTCGAGTATCTCGGAGATCGAAAAGAGTTTGCTCGACTATTAGATCGCGCGCTCGAATGCCGCAAGCCCGTCGTCGTTCTAAGGCTCGGCAGATCTTCCAAAACCGTGCGGGCTGTTCAGGCCCATACCGGAAGGCTCGGCACGCCGAGCAGGGCCTGGGCCGCGTTCGCGCGGCAAAAAGGGGCGATCTTAGTCGAGACGCTGGATGAGTTGATCGAGAACTGCGTATTCTTATCCGAGTTTGCCGGAAAATCCGCCGCGATCGAAGTGGGAGGACTCGGCCTGATCACGATCTCCGGCGGCGACTGCAGCCTGCTCACCGACTTGTGCGAACGGATCGGCTTGGATCTACCCGAGCCTTCTCAAAAAACTCAGGCGGCGATTTCCGCGGCGATGGAAAAACCTCTTACGCTCGCCAATCCTTTGGACGTGGAGGATCTCTGGAGCGCGCAGCCGGAGTCCTTTAAAGAGGCCGTGAGGCGCTTTGCCGAAGATCCGGCGTTCGGGATCGTGGCCTGTCGTTTGAATTTGCCGAAAACGCCCGGCCCGTCGTTCATCGAAATGTATGAAGGCGCCGCCGCGGCGATCCGGTCGGCGGGCAAGATGGCTATTTTTCTTACGCGCGCCAGCGAGCAGTTGAACGAAGAGTGGTTCAAGTTGTTCTCGCGGCTGTCCGCGCCCTTTTTGCTTGAGTACGGGAAAAGCCTCGGCGTGATTAAGAACTATTTGAACTACGTGGATCGGCTTCGGCCGGCCAGGGCTTTGCTTCGACCGAAGTCTCCATCGGAGACCCCGGCGCTGAAAATGGATTTTTTGCGCTTACGCCGGGAAGGCAACAAAGTTTTGCCGCATGCTCAGGCGAAAGCTCTGTTTAAGGCGTATGGAATCCGCTTCGCGCCGGACGGCATCGCGCGCTCCGAGCAGCAAGCGATCGAGGTCGCATCGGGCATCGGATACCCCGTGGCGTTGAAAATCCTATCGCCCGATTTGCCGCACAAGACAGAGTCGGGCGCCGTCGCGCTCGGGATCGGGTCTCCGGAAGAGCTGTCCGGCGCCTACCGTAAACTTCACGGGTCAATGCAACGGATGAACGTGGAGATCGAGGGTGTATGGGTCCAATCGATGGTCCCGGGCGGAACGGAAGTTGTGGCGGGAATCTTTCAAGACCCGCTTCTCGGTCCCGCCGTCCTCGTCGGCCTTGGGGGCATTTACACCGAAATCCTCAACGATACCAGCATTCGGATTCCACCCCTTTCGCATGAAGAAGCCGAAGCGATGGTCCGAGAACTGAAAGGCAACGCCATTTTGATGGGCGCGCGCGGGCGGCCCGCGTGCGACGTCTCCGCCCTGGCGGACATTCTCGTCGCCTTGGGCATGGCCGCGCTGGATTTTGAAGACCTCTTGGCCGCGGTCGATCTCAATCCCGTTATGGTCCTGACGGCGGGCCGAGGAGCCGTCGCGGTGGACGTTCTCGCCACGCTGAAAAACCAATAG
- a CDS encoding p-hydroxycinnamoyl CoA hydratase/lyase, which produces MDYKTIEVKRDGGITWLTFNRPEKKNAMNPALHREMHNALAELDQDADTRVLIITGKGDSFCAGEDLKEYFYELKDNPRETERIRKISYEWRGRMLKLFSKPTIASVNGWCFGGAFAVVANCDLAIAADDAKFGLSEINFGHFPGGLVPRAIMDLLRWREVMYYSLTGEPFDGRRAAEIGLVNFALPKAKLEEQTLALAAKLIEKDPLALRETKEVLRIGRQLNDEETWYWAQAKSNEATYLQKGGWLDRGIKQFSEKKYRPGLGAVKKE; this is translated from the coding sequence ATGGATTATAAAACGATCGAAGTGAAGCGGGACGGCGGCATCACCTGGCTGACGTTCAATCGTCCGGAGAAGAAGAACGCCATGAACCCCGCCCTGCACCGGGAAATGCACAACGCGCTGGCCGAGCTGGACCAGGACGCGGACACGCGCGTCCTCATCATTACCGGCAAGGGAGACAGTTTCTGCGCCGGGGAAGATTTGAAGGAATACTTTTACGAACTCAAGGACAATCCCCGCGAAACCGAGCGCATAAGGAAGATCTCCTATGAGTGGCGCGGCAGGATGCTGAAGCTTTTTTCCAAGCCGACCATCGCTTCGGTCAACGGCTGGTGTTTCGGCGGCGCCTTCGCCGTCGTCGCCAATTGCGATCTTGCCATCGCCGCCGACGATGCAAAGTTCGGCCTTTCGGAAATCAATTTTGGACATTTTCCCGGAGGGCTCGTGCCCCGGGCCATCATGGATCTTCTCCGCTGGCGCGAGGTAATGTACTATTCTCTGACCGGCGAGCCTTTCGACGGCCGGCGGGCGGCCGAGATCGGCCTCGTCAATTTCGCGCTGCCGAAGGCGAAACTCGAAGAGCAAACGCTCGCCCTAGCGGCGAAACTAATCGAAAAAGACCCGCTGGCCTTGAGAGAGACCAAAGAGGTCTTGCGTATCGGACGACAACTGAACGACGAGGAGACCTGGTACTGGGCCCAAGCGAAGAGCAACGAGGCGACCTACCTGCAAAAGGGCGGATGGCTCGACCGCGGCATCAAGCAATTCTCCGAAAAGAAATACCGGCCGGGCCTCGGCGCGGTCAAGAAGGAGTAA
- a CDS encoding enolase C-terminal domain-like protein, which translates to MARPRHQAILRKEIPAGPRRGQEGVTATKIAKLKTRILELPYRKPLITATNRFSKAQGILVEAVSEDGLTGFGYADLFPRTGETTGSALYAVEKIIAPAVEGRDIADIGKIKGEIDRLMIGNPRVKSAVDTALHDLLARQLKVPLCLLLGGAVKAEVRIIRFVGLAEPEAMAEDARQLVALGFTALKLKINGNVKLDTARVAKVREAVRGEIFIKVDANEAYDTKSALRMAGKLADFNVAILEQPVPRAQIQALKEIKLKSPIQIEGDQSANSVAEAYRLIKQGAVDSINTSIQKAGGFSEARRIAELCALGGIACHLSNTAGSMVGDAAALHLAASCASISPLCELGEFETIDNDPFQGLSVRDGAVSLSEEPGLGVAPIQVGKDEG; encoded by the coding sequence ATGGCTCGACCGCGGCATCAAGCAATTCTCCGAAAAGAAATACCGGCCGGGCCTCGGCGCGGTCAAGAAGGAGTAACGGCGACGAAGATCGCAAAACTGAAGACGCGGATTCTCGAGCTTCCCTATCGGAAGCCTTTGATCACCGCGACCAACCGCTTCTCCAAAGCGCAGGGAATTCTGGTCGAAGCGGTCTCGGAAGACGGCCTTACCGGTTTCGGCTATGCGGATCTCTTTCCGCGCACGGGTGAAACCACCGGCTCGGCGCTCTATGCGGTTGAAAAAATCATCGCGCCCGCGGTCGAGGGACGAGACATCGCCGATATCGGAAAAATAAAGGGCGAGATCGATCGCCTCATGATCGGCAACCCTCGGGTGAAATCCGCGGTCGACACGGCGCTACACGATCTCTTGGCGAGACAGCTTAAAGTCCCCCTTTGTCTTCTTCTCGGCGGAGCGGTCAAGGCGGAGGTGCGAATCATAAGATTCGTGGGGTTGGCCGAGCCCGAGGCGATGGCCGAGGATGCGCGTCAACTCGTGGCCCTAGGATTCACCGCTCTCAAGCTCAAAATCAACGGCAACGTCAAACTGGATACGGCGCGCGTGGCCAAGGTGCGCGAGGCGGTCAGAGGAGAGATCTTCATTAAAGTCGACGCCAACGAGGCTTACGACACGAAGTCGGCGCTGCGGATGGCCGGGAAGCTCGCCGACTTCAACGTCGCCATCCTGGAGCAGCCCGTGCCGCGCGCTCAGATCCAGGCGCTGAAAGAAATCAAGCTGAAGTCCCCCATTCAGATCGAAGGCGATCAGTCAGCCAACTCGGTCGCCGAGGCGTACCGTCTGATCAAGCAAGGCGCGGTTGATTCGATCAACACGAGCATTCAAAAGGCGGGGGGATTCTCGGAGGCCCGCCGGATCGCCGAATTGTGCGCGCTCGGCGGCATCGCCTGTCATCTCAGCAACACGGCAGGCAGCATGGTCGGCGACGCGGCGGCGCTGCATCTCGCCGCCAGCTGCGCCAGCATTTCTCCACTGTGTGAGCTGGGCGAATTCGAAACCATCGACAACGACCCGTTTCAAGGATTGTCGGTAAGAGACGGGGCCGTTTCTCTTTCGGAAGAACCGGGCCTAGGCGTGGCACCCATACAAGTAGGTAAGGATGAAGGATGA
- a CDS encoding cytidylate kinase family protein has translation MSIITITRGAFSGGPELAERVASQLDYRCVSREVLMQASERYGIPEAKFTEILDTAPRWWERWQEGLRLYRIVLQAAMCEVAQGGNLVYHGHAGQDLFPGIRHVLKVYLTAPMSYRVEQVRSREGMSETAATHYIEQVDKARTRRLQALFGGDWRDPSRYDLVLNVGQMSLESASHLIVEAVRRPEYQPTPESEHAFQDLTIAARVQAALIVSPKTRNLTVSVNVDGGRVRLSGILANLDLEREIVQIAEAVPGVAKVETEFESPPIEYMYP, from the coding sequence ATGTCCATCATAACCATAACCCGGGGAGCGTTTAGCGGCGGCCCGGAGCTGGCGGAGAGGGTCGCCTCTCAGTTGGACTACCGCTGCGTCAGCCGCGAAGTCTTGATGCAGGCGAGCGAGCGCTACGGCATACCGGAAGCGAAGTTCACCGAGATATTGGATACGGCGCCGCGCTGGTGGGAGCGATGGCAGGAGGGGCTGCGGCTCTATCGCATCGTGCTTCAAGCCGCCATGTGCGAGGTCGCGCAGGGAGGCAATCTCGTTTATCACGGCCACGCGGGCCAGGATCTTTTCCCCGGCATCCGTCACGTGCTGAAAGTTTATCTCACCGCGCCGATGAGCTATCGGGTGGAACAGGTGCGCTCCAGGGAAGGAATGAGCGAAACCGCTGCGACGCACTATATCGAGCAAGTGGACAAGGCGCGGACGCGGCGGCTGCAGGCGCTATTCGGCGGCGACTGGCGCGATCCGAGCCGCTACGATCTCGTACTCAACGTCGGCCAGATGAGTCTGGAGAGCGCGTCGCACCTGATCGTCGAGGCGGTGCGCCGCCCGGAATATCAGCCGACGCCGGAGTCCGAACACGCCTTTCAAGATCTGACCATCGCCGCGAGGGTTCAGGCGGCGCTGATCGTTTCGCCGAAGACGCGCAATCTCACCGTCAGCGTCAACGTCGACGGCGGCCGCGTCCGACTGTCGGGCATTCTCGCCAACCTCGACTTGGAGCGCGAGATCGTCCAAATCGCCGAGGCGGTTCCCGGCGTCGCCAAAGTGGAGACGGAATTCGAATCTCCCCCGATCGAGTACATGTACCCCTAA
- a CDS encoding ABC transporter substrate-binding protein produces MNTARHLALYLALAWIALNPAPSFADAGKILVSAPSKSLTWFPAALAKEKGFFKDEGLDVDFVIMNPRLALQAVVSGDVAYTTALGSTIRAALRGIPLRVVLTICEKPHFALIAKPGITSMDKLKGKILGISSFGASSDTMARAVLNKYKLTPGQDVKILAVGGGLNRLAALKSGAIDATLIEAPYNVMLEQEGFSKILFVGDIVPSPIAGFGTTIERIQKQGGEIRRLVRATLRATQFAKSKREETVNSIAKWTAMELPLAQGSYDMAVATWSPSGTPGAEALRVTMEEVQRELKLDRAPDPSQAFDWSFVKQ; encoded by the coding sequence ATGAACACCGCCCGACATCTCGCATTGTATCTGGCTCTGGCATGGATCGCTCTCAATCCCGCGCCTTCGTTCGCCGATGCCGGCAAAATTCTCGTCTCGGCGCCGTCCAAGTCCCTCACCTGGTTTCCGGCGGCGCTGGCCAAGGAGAAGGGATTTTTCAAGGACGAGGGGCTGGATGTGGACTTTGTCATCATGAACCCCCGGCTCGCGCTCCAGGCGGTGGTTTCGGGCGACGTGGCCTATACGACTGCGCTCGGCTCGACGATCCGCGCGGCGCTCCGGGGAATTCCGCTCCGCGTCGTTCTGACGATCTGCGAGAAGCCTCACTTCGCCCTGATCGCCAAGCCGGGAATTACCTCAATGGACAAGCTCAAAGGAAAAATCCTCGGCATTTCTTCGTTCGGCGCCAGCAGCGACACCATGGCGCGCGCGGTTCTGAATAAGTACAAGCTGACGCCGGGACAGGACGTGAAGATTCTTGCCGTCGGCGGCGGCCTCAACCGCTTGGCGGCGCTTAAGTCCGGCGCGATCGACGCCACTCTCATCGAAGCGCCCTACAATGTCATGCTGGAGCAGGAAGGATTTTCCAAAATACTGTTCGTCGGCGATATCGTCCCCTCCCCGATCGCGGGCTTTGGAACCACCATCGAACGTATCCAAAAACAGGGAGGAGAAATCCGCCGGCTCGTTCGCGCGACCCTCCGCGCAACGCAGTTCGCCAAGAGCAAGCGGGAAGAAACCGTCAACTCGATCGCCAAGTGGACGGCGATGGAATTGCCGCTGGCGCAGGGAAGCTACGACATGGCCGTCGCGACCTGGTCGCCGAGCGGAACTCCCGGCGCGGAAGCGCTCCGCGTCACGATGGAGGAAGTGCAGAGAGAGCTCAAGCTCGACCGCGCTCCGGATCCTTCTCAGGCTTTCGATTGGAGCTTCGTGAAACAATAA
- a CDS encoding ABC transporter substrate-binding protein encodes MANYRSRFAWILLLAVILVPARGFTQSVEKIKIVYASRGLPFFSAFVAKEMNFYSRQGLEVELVQVAPRIAITALATNQVDYSMNIGSTLRAAMRGLPVRAVASSTVAPFFALVSKEKSVHDLKGKLLGVTDPGGTNYQVTKLILQHYGLVPLKDVGLLTIGEEKLLLDAMIAGRIAGAAITPPWPFEAERHGFKILVKASDVVQFPFVGPTVSLDKIKTQREQIKKVIRAEIEALRFIRERRQESIEMITRIFKMDKEIAQKSYDFSASFFSKDARIQPEAVKRLIALEREAGNIKEDVDIAQVADVSLVEEVLRQSPSGR; translated from the coding sequence ATGGCTAACTATCGATCACGCTTCGCCTGGATACTGCTTCTCGCAGTCATCCTGGTTCCCGCGCGCGGCTTCACGCAGAGCGTGGAAAAAATCAAGATCGTCTACGCGAGCCGCGGCTTGCCTTTCTTCAGCGCCTTTGTCGCCAAAGAGATGAACTTTTACTCCAGGCAGGGGCTGGAAGTCGAGCTGGTTCAGGTCGCGCCCCGGATCGCGATCACGGCGCTGGCGACGAACCAGGTCGATTATTCGATGAACATCGGTTCGACCCTGCGCGCGGCGATGCGCGGCTTGCCGGTACGCGCGGTCGCTTCGAGTACCGTCGCTCCGTTCTTTGCCCTGGTGAGCAAAGAGAAGAGCGTCCATGACCTCAAAGGAAAATTATTGGGCGTAACCGATCCGGGCGGAACGAATTACCAGGTCACCAAACTTATCCTGCAGCACTACGGGCTCGTTCCGCTGAAGGACGTGGGCCTGCTTACCATAGGCGAAGAAAAGCTCCTGCTCGACGCGATGATAGCCGGTAGAATCGCCGGCGCGGCGATCACCCCTCCCTGGCCTTTCGAAGCCGAAAGGCACGGCTTCAAAATCCTGGTCAAGGCCTCCGATGTCGTCCAGTTCCCGTTCGTCGGCCCGACGGTGAGCCTTGACAAGATCAAAACTCAGAGAGAGCAGATCAAGAAGGTTATTCGCGCCGAGATCGAAGCGCTCCGCTTCATTCGCGAGCGCAGGCAGGAAAGCATCGAAATGATTACACGGATATTCAAGATGGATAAAGAGATCGCGCAAAAATCCTATGACTTCTCCGCGTCGTTCTTCAGCAAGGACGCGCGCATCCAGCCCGAGGCGGTCAAGCGGCTGATCGCGCTCGAAAGAGAAGCCGGGAACATCAAAGAGGACGTAGATATCGCGCAGGTGGCGGACGTGTCGCTCGTCGAAGAGGTGCTGCGGCAATCCCCGTCCGGGCGATGA
- a CDS encoding alpha/beta hydrolase translates to MEYNASTPLYTSDKAPFRITDVPAALDKLFSAGAPVLLFVHGRGFEPKKSLEGGFFVEGNAVHKLERDYGVRVLMFNWDSAPSKILFVPLWKDRSRPLSKMPGAAESLHKVLTAVAAYRSHKHGDKRLVLLAHSMGTIVLETLVRNHQWPVGPGPIFSNVVLTGADANNETHESWLTTIAQREKVYVTVNRDDDVLADSTDQRPEGMLPLGVNPGKQLAANVRYVEVTGLGTAKSGDGKATGRHEMFTKAGMHQQVNVCRFFNSALRGNPVELVPGGNVETVVREQILQLKFHRDPKDACWGVPTS, encoded by the coding sequence ATGGAATATAATGCATCTACGCCGCTCTACACGAGCGACAAGGCTCCTTTTCGCATTACCGACGTACCTGCGGCTCTGGACAAGCTGTTTTCCGCGGGGGCGCCGGTTCTCCTCTTCGTTCATGGTCGAGGCTTCGAGCCGAAGAAAAGTCTTGAGGGCGGGTTTTTTGTAGAAGGCAATGCCGTGCACAAGCTGGAGCGGGACTACGGCGTTCGTGTATTGATGTTCAACTGGGACTCAGCGCCGAGCAAGATCCTATTCGTCCCACTCTGGAAGGACCGGTCGCGGCCGTTGTCAAAGATGCCGGGGGCCGCGGAGAGCTTGCACAAGGTGTTGACGGCTGTGGCCGCCTATCGGTCCCACAAGCACGGCGACAAACGCCTGGTCCTGCTGGCGCACAGCATGGGCACCATAGTCCTGGAGACATTGGTTCGAAACCATCAGTGGCCCGTCGGGCCGGGTCCCATTTTCTCGAACGTCGTGCTCACCGGAGCGGACGCCAACAACGAGACCCATGAATCATGGCTCACCACGATTGCGCAGAGGGAAAAAGTTTACGTAACGGTAAACCGCGATGATGACGTGCTCGCGGATTCCACTGATCAACGACCGGAGGGCATGCTGCCACTAGGAGTCAACCCCGGAAAGCAGCTCGCAGCGAACGTCCGTTACGTGGAGGTTACCGGCCTAGGAACAGCCAAATCGGGTGATGGGAAGGCGACGGGCAGGCATGAGATGTTCACGAAAGCGGGAATGCACCAGCAAGTGAATGTATGCCGTTTCTTCAACTCCGCGCTTCGAGGCAACCCTGTTGAGTTGGTACCGGGAGGTAACGTCGAAACTGTGGTTAGGGAACAGATCTTACAGTTGAAGTTCCATAGAGATCCGAAGGATGCCTGCTGGGGCGTTCCTACCAGTTAA